From a single Streptomyces sp. NBC_01264 genomic region:
- a CDS encoding ThiF family adenylyltransferase, protein MKNIHTTAGVPWHVSAFRVEAGGAGEAELVGRIRELRARILFDHGRRPDFRTPDGGYADDQELDFGAWHFVGRREAGGPPLGYVRLSTPETGNLFQTRAYLGAALYDDVLRENGLGTAETFEHSRLVVEHQARKLGLGIHLNAFAMGAARFLGAKAMIGTSGTADGQDRFHERFGFRPVPGTRRYVEHYTEDVVIMLYRPGLPSGEFGGLVEQLEESFPAAVVPAQHAVLGATPRPGTAPQDLVRLSSTRLTVAATATSGDPRSGACWQPVLFTPAHEHDRIGLQRLIDSGEVREVLDTIADQLAELVTSREPGLRSSPDAVQRAVSEQLAGTDPQEYGTWVWYPWSGRLVHLLPREEFRLVRTDRNRGRIDRAQQRRLLGRRVGIIGLSVGSSAALTFAMEGIGGSFKLADFDSLSVSNLNRLRAGVHHLGLNKCVLAARQMLEIDPWLDIELYQDGLTDDTMEDFFTGGAGPIDLLVEECDTPYVKIAARERARDLGVPVVMDANDRGLLDVERFDLEPERPLLHGLLGETTSSDLKDLTHEEMVDVILTMVDRERISPELRASISQIGITLSSWPQLASGVALGGALTADAARRILLGQPRPSGRFYTDLEILTGGDRSTLA, encoded by the coding sequence ATGAAGAACATTCATACGACCGCGGGCGTTCCGTGGCATGTATCCGCGTTCCGCGTCGAGGCGGGTGGGGCGGGAGAAGCAGAGCTGGTCGGGCGGATCCGTGAGCTGAGGGCGAGGATCCTCTTCGACCATGGCCGCCGCCCCGACTTCCGGACACCGGACGGCGGCTACGCCGACGACCAGGAACTGGACTTCGGCGCCTGGCACTTCGTCGGAAGGCGGGAGGCCGGGGGTCCGCCCTTGGGGTACGTGAGGCTCTCGACGCCGGAGACAGGCAACCTCTTCCAGACCCGGGCGTACCTGGGAGCCGCCCTCTACGACGACGTTCTCAGGGAGAACGGCCTGGGTACTGCGGAAACGTTTGAGCACAGTCGGTTGGTGGTGGAGCACCAGGCGCGCAAGCTGGGCCTGGGGATCCATCTGAATGCCTTCGCCATGGGCGCCGCGCGCTTCCTGGGAGCCAAGGCGATGATCGGGACCTCGGGGACCGCCGACGGGCAGGACCGATTCCACGAGCGGTTCGGTTTCCGCCCCGTCCCCGGTACGCGCCGCTACGTCGAGCACTACACCGAAGACGTGGTGATCATGCTGTACCGCCCCGGACTCCCGTCAGGCGAGTTCGGCGGGCTCGTCGAGCAACTGGAAGAATCCTTCCCCGCCGCGGTAGTCCCCGCGCAGCATGCCGTGCTGGGTGCGACACCGCGGCCCGGCACGGCCCCGCAGGACCTCGTACGCCTGTCCTCCACCCGTCTCACGGTCGCGGCGACCGCCACGAGCGGCGATCCGCGTTCCGGCGCGTGCTGGCAGCCCGTGCTCTTCACCCCGGCGCACGAGCACGACCGGATCGGCCTGCAGCGTCTAATCGACTCGGGTGAGGTCCGCGAGGTACTGGACACGATCGCGGATCAGCTGGCGGAACTGGTCACCAGCCGCGAGCCCGGTCTACGTTCATCGCCGGACGCCGTGCAGCGGGCCGTATCGGAACAACTGGCCGGCACCGACCCGCAGGAGTACGGGACCTGGGTCTGGTACCCGTGGTCGGGACGCCTGGTGCACCTGCTCCCTCGCGAGGAGTTCCGCCTCGTGCGCACCGACCGCAACCGCGGTCGGATCGACCGTGCGCAGCAGCGCCGGCTGCTGGGACGTCGTGTGGGCATCATCGGTCTCTCGGTCGGCAGCAGTGCCGCCCTGACCTTCGCGATGGAAGGCATCGGCGGATCGTTCAAGCTGGCCGACTTCGACTCCCTCAGCGTCTCGAACCTCAACCGCTTGCGCGCGGGCGTCCATCACCTGGGGCTGAACAAATGTGTACTGGCGGCCCGGCAGATGCTGGAGATCGACCCCTGGCTGGACATCGAGCTCTACCAGGACGGCCTCACCGACGACACCATGGAAGACTTCTTCACCGGCGGCGCGGGCCCCATCGACCTCCTGGTCGAAGAGTGCGACACCCCCTACGTGAAGATCGCCGCCCGCGAGCGCGCCCGGGACCTAGGTGTCCCGGTGGTCATGGACGCGAATGACCGCGGCCTGCTGGACGTGGAACGCTTCGACCTCGAACCCGAGCGGCCCCTCCTGCACGGCCTCCTCGGAGAGACGACCTCCAGCGACCTCAAGGACCTCACCCACGAGGAGATGGTCGACGTCATCCTCACCATGGTCGACAGGGAGCGCATCAGCCCGGAACTGAGGGCCTCCATCTCCCAGATCGGCATCACCCTCAGCAGCTGGCCGCAACTCGCCTCGGGAGTCGCACTCGGCGGCGCCCTCACCGCCGACGCCGCGCGCCGCATCCTGCTGGGCCAGCCCCGCCCGTCGGGACGCTTCTACACCGACCTGGAGATCCTCACCGGGGGCGACCGGAGCACCCTCGCCTGA
- a CDS encoding acyl carrier protein: MSTAADILHRVTALVAAVADRPVDEITAESRLVEDLDLDSLQVVEIAVRAEEEFGMPVDDSRLAEQGVTVAHCARVVQDANTREVRT; encoded by the coding sequence ATGTCCACAGCTGCTGACATCCTGCACCGGGTCACGGCCCTTGTCGCCGCCGTCGCAGATCGTCCGGTCGATGAAATCACCGCAGAGTCCCGACTTGTCGAAGACCTCGACCTCGACTCGCTCCAGGTCGTGGAGATCGCGGTCCGGGCCGAGGAGGAATTCGGCATGCCGGTCGACGACTCACGGCTGGCCGAGCAGGGCGTGACCGTGGCCCACTGCGCACGCGTCGTGCAGGATGCGAACACCCGGGAAGTCCGCACGTGA
- a CDS encoding tyrosine-type recombinase/integrase yields MKWRDQDEGRAVPIPTTIVVKIRQHVEQHGTYRVATGLNRIEGDYLFSNVGGTNILMYSLVDRLWRSAKAGAGITRRITPHWLRHFFASAGLSKGVPVTDMAEWLGHRDPKITYQTYSHVMPDAPQRLRTVMDSVFTLESELTLPLSFEALAEAA; encoded by the coding sequence TTGAAGTGGCGTGACCAGGATGAAGGGCGCGCCGTTCCGATCCCGACCACCATCGTGGTGAAGATCAGGCAGCACGTCGAGCAGCATGGGACCTACCGGGTCGCGACCGGCCTGAACCGGATCGAAGGTGACTACCTGTTCTCGAACGTGGGCGGTACCAACATCCTCATGTACTCGCTCGTGGACCGGCTCTGGCGGTCGGCTAAGGCTGGTGCCGGCATCACCAGGAGGATCACTCCCCACTGGCTCCGTCACTTCTTCGCTTCGGCTGGACTGTCCAAGGGTGTACCGGTGACCGACATGGCTGAATGGCTCGGACATCGAGACCCCAAGATCACATACCAGACCTACTCTCATGTGATGCCGGACGCGCCGCAGCGGCTGCGAACGGTCATGGACTCGGTGTTCACCCTGGAATCGGAGCTGACCCTCCCCCTGTCGTTTGAGGCACTCGCCGAAGCGGCCTAG
- a CDS encoding IS30 family transposase: MVRRQQAADRAVRPKLRSPGHPKYQRHVEAAFWTEIAKGLLAEEAAAVVGVAPAVATRWYRQCGGMRPFDPKPPSGRYLSFREREEIALLKAQGKGVREIARDVGRDPGTISRELRRNAATRAGRRDYRASVAQWKADMAARRPKAAKLVANPRLHAYVQERLSGQISTPCGRAIAGPATGNWTGRNKPHRADRAWVQAWSPEQIANRIKLEFPDDESMRISHEAIYQALYIQGRGALKRELILCLRTGRALRAPRARSRRKTWAHVTPEALISERPAEVEDRAVPGRWEGDLIIGLERSAIGTVVERSTRFTMLVHLPREEGFGTIPRTKNGPALAGYGAISMKNALANTMSTLPEQLRRSVTWDRGKEMSAHTQFRIETGIPVFFADPHSPWQRGTNENTNGLLRQYFPKGTDLSRWSAEDIEAVAHALNTRPRKALGWKTPAEALNEQVLLLQQACVATTG, encoded by the coding sequence GTGGTTCGTCGTCAGCAGGCAGCGGACAGGGCGGTGCGTCCGAAGTTGAGGTCTCCGGGGCATCCGAAGTACCAGCGTCATGTCGAGGCGGCGTTCTGGACGGAGATCGCCAAGGGCCTTCTTGCCGAGGAGGCCGCGGCCGTCGTCGGCGTGGCGCCGGCGGTCGCGACGCGCTGGTACCGCCAGTGTGGCGGCATGCGACCGTTCGATCCGAAGCCGCCTTCGGGCAGATACCTGTCGTTTCGCGAGCGGGAAGAAATCGCGCTTCTCAAAGCCCAGGGCAAAGGAGTGCGCGAGATCGCTCGAGATGTCGGTCGTGATCCTGGAACGATTTCCCGGGAACTGAGGCGCAACGCGGCCACGAGAGCCGGCAGGCGTGACTATCGGGCGTCCGTTGCCCAGTGGAAAGCCGACATGGCTGCACGCCGCCCGAAAGCGGCAAAGCTCGTTGCCAACCCGCGGTTGCACGCCTACGTCCAGGAGCGACTGTCCGGTCAGATCAGCACGCCATGCGGCAGGGCTATCGCAGGTCCTGCAACAGGCAACTGGACGGGACGGAACAAGCCGCATCGCGCGGATCGGGCATGGGTCCAGGCTTGGAGTCCGGAGCAGATCGCGAACCGGATCAAGCTGGAATTCCCGGATGATGAGTCCATGCGCATCAGCCACGAGGCGATCTACCAGGCCCTCTACATTCAGGGCCGCGGAGCGCTGAAACGCGAGCTCATTCTGTGTCTTCGAACCGGTCGCGCTCTGCGTGCGCCGCGGGCGCGTTCACGCCGGAAGACCTGGGCGCACGTGACGCCGGAAGCGTTGATCAGCGAGAGGCCCGCCGAGGTCGAGGACCGTGCTGTTCCCGGCCGCTGGGAAGGGGACCTGATCATCGGGCTGGAGCGTTCCGCGATCGGCACCGTAGTCGAGCGGTCGACCCGGTTCACGATGCTGGTCCACCTGCCCCGCGAGGAAGGGTTCGGGACAATCCCCCGAACGAAGAACGGCCCCGCCCTGGCCGGTTACGGAGCGATCTCCATGAAGAACGCACTCGCCAACACGATGTCGACGCTGCCCGAGCAGCTGAGGCGCTCTGTGACATGGGACCGCGGCAAGGAGATGTCGGCACACACGCAGTTCCGCATCGAGACCGGTATCCCTGTGTTCTTCGCCGATCCACACAGCCCATGGCAGCGAGGCACAAACGAGAACACGAACGGGCTCCTGCGTCAGTACTTCCCGAAAGGCACCGACCTTTCACGCTGGTCCGCCGAGGACATCGAAGCTGTCGCCCACGCACTGAACACCAGACCACGCAAGGCACTCGGCTGGAAGACCCCAGCCGAGGCACTCAACGAGCAAGTACTGTTGCTCCAACAGGCCTGTGTTGCAACGACCGGTTGA
- a CDS encoding helix-turn-helix domain-containing protein — protein sequence MKSTPSTHPQRSGEMTGRTDLGRRLAARREALGLSRDELGRRCGADATYIAYLEEHAASPAIGTLVRVADALGLTVDDLTGVNAHRVAGRSTARRDSTLVPLDETECRRLLNTHGVGRIAIFTPEGPAVLPVNYLIAGPDIAFRTSTQAVTARAAGTEVAFEIDNIDDVTATGWSVLAVGELTAVTNPDEIHHLNSTARSHPWAGGPRSHWMKITPARITGRRVVHDS from the coding sequence ATGAAGAGCACACCGAGCACCCACCCGCAACGGTCCGGCGAGATGACCGGACGCACCGACCTGGGCCGCCGCCTGGCGGCCCGCCGCGAAGCCCTCGGTCTGAGCCGCGACGAACTGGGCAGGCGGTGCGGCGCCGACGCCACGTACATCGCCTACCTCGAGGAGCACGCCGCCAGCCCTGCCATCGGCACCCTCGTCCGGGTGGCCGACGCCCTCGGCCTCACCGTCGACGACCTGACCGGCGTCAATGCCCACCGCGTCGCCGGCCGATCCACCGCCCGGCGCGACAGTACGCTCGTGCCACTGGACGAGACCGAATGCCGACGGCTGCTGAACACGCACGGCGTGGGCCGCATCGCCATCTTCACCCCCGAAGGCCCGGCCGTCCTCCCCGTCAACTACCTCATCGCAGGCCCCGACATCGCCTTCCGTACCTCCACACAAGCCGTCACTGCCAGAGCTGCCGGAACCGAGGTCGCCTTCGAGATCGACAACATCGACGACGTGACCGCCACTGGTTGGAGCGTGCTGGCCGTGGGCGAACTGACAGCGGTCACGAACCCGGACGAGATTCACCACCTCAACAGCACGGCCCGCTCTCACCCCTGGGCCGGCGGACCGCGTAGCCACTGGATGAAAATCACCCCCGCCCGCATCACCGGCCGTCGCGTGGTGCACGACTCATGA
- a CDS encoding 3-oxoacyl-ACP synthase III family protein has product MTRQPSPAFGIQGLGVHVPRRRVSNAQIADQYGVDPEWIERMTGVRQRQYAEPGQATSELAVSAAEHALADAHLSPRDIDVILVATSTPDQLAVATACRVQHRLGADRAWATDVGGACAGFLYALKTARDILAASHPDGHALVIGAETFSKFQNPVDRSTGVLFADGAGAVVVGPATTGKGILCSAQGTDGALADIVGIRAGGSARPTTERTVSEGGHYLHMNGKAVAAYFQDVFPKIVDRLVQLSGLPLGEIDLVVPHQANPRMLRSLSLELGISASQLVVTADTFGNTGAASIPMALHVARDQDRLHPDTTVLHVAVGAGMTWAGTVQRWL; this is encoded by the coding sequence GTGACCCGCCAGCCGTCCCCCGCCTTCGGAATCCAGGGCCTGGGAGTCCACGTCCCACGGCGCAGGGTCAGCAATGCGCAGATCGCCGACCAGTACGGCGTGGACCCGGAGTGGATCGAGCGCATGACCGGGGTCAGGCAGCGGCAGTACGCGGAACCCGGCCAGGCCACGTCCGAACTCGCGGTCTCAGCCGCCGAGCACGCACTCGCCGATGCCCACCTCTCTCCCAGGGACATCGACGTCATCCTCGTGGCCACGAGCACACCCGATCAGCTCGCGGTCGCTACGGCCTGCCGGGTGCAGCACCGTCTAGGTGCGGACCGGGCCTGGGCCACCGACGTGGGCGGCGCCTGCGCGGGCTTCCTCTACGCCTTGAAGACGGCCCGCGACATCCTCGCCGCGTCCCACCCCGATGGGCACGCCCTGGTCATCGGAGCGGAGACGTTCTCCAAGTTCCAAAATCCCGTCGACCGCTCCACAGGTGTCCTGTTCGCGGACGGTGCAGGCGCCGTGGTCGTGGGTCCGGCGACCACGGGCAAGGGCATCCTGTGCAGCGCACAGGGAACCGACGGCGCACTCGCCGACATCGTGGGGATCCGGGCCGGCGGCAGCGCCCGGCCGACGACCGAACGCACCGTCTCCGAAGGCGGTCACTACCTGCACATGAACGGGAAGGCCGTCGCGGCCTACTTCCAAGACGTCTTCCCCAAGATCGTCGACAGACTCGTCCAGCTGTCCGGTCTGCCCCTGGGCGAGATCGACCTCGTCGTTCCGCATCAGGCGAATCCCCGCATGCTGCGTTCCTTGAGTCTTGAGTTGGGCATCTCCGCCTCACAACTCGTCGTCACCGCCGATACGTTCGGCAACACGGGCGCGGCCTCCATTCCCATGGCCCTCCACGTGGCACGGGACCAGGACCGCCTCCACCCGGACACCACCGTTCTCCACGTCGCCGTCGGTGCGGGAATGACCTGGGCCGGAACCGTACAGCGTTGGCTGTGA
- a CDS encoding integrase core domain-containing protein codes for MADEFGIRLSVGRTGQCWDNALAESFFSTLKNELGDTYPWPSRAAARTAIFEWIESWYNLHRLHSSLGYHSPAEYETALAA; via the coding sequence TTGGCCGACGAGTTCGGCATTCGCCTGTCGGTCGGACGCACTGGGCAATGCTGGGACAACGCGCTCGCGGAATCGTTCTTCTCGACCCTCAAGAACGAGCTGGGCGATACCTACCCCTGGCCGAGCCGGGCTGCCGCACGCACCGCGATTTTCGAGTGGATCGAGAGCTGGTACAACTTGCACCGGCTTCACAGCAGCCTCGGCTACCACAGTCCCGCCGAATACGAGACAGCCCTCGCCGCCTGA
- a CDS encoding CBS domain-containing protein: MTSTPYTVADVMTTKVIAVTPSTGFKDIATAMERWKVTALPVVEGEGHVVGVVSEADLLPKEEFHEHRPGLIEQMRRLGDTAKAGSTLAENMMTTPAVTIRPDATLPQAARLMADRHIKRLPVVDADGTLKGIVSRADLLKVFLRTDEELATEILRSVVDRLFPLSHEAVKVTVAQGIATLTGEVRDGNLIPSAERLTHAVEGIVDVHCQLKHRAEKTSS, translated from the coding sequence ATGACCTCCACGCCGTACACCGTCGCCGACGTCATGACCACCAAGGTCATCGCTGTCACCCCCTCTACCGGCTTCAAGGACATCGCCACCGCTATGGAGCGGTGGAAGGTGACCGCCCTCCCCGTCGTCGAGGGCGAGGGGCACGTCGTCGGCGTAGTCTCCGAGGCCGACCTCCTGCCCAAGGAGGAGTTCCACGAGCACCGCCCGGGCCTGATCGAGCAGATGCGCCGCCTCGGCGACACAGCCAAGGCCGGCTCCACCCTCGCCGAGAACATGATGACCACCCCGGCCGTTACGATCCGCCCCGACGCCACCCTGCCTCAGGCCGCCCGTCTCATGGCCGACCGGCACATCAAGCGACTCCCGGTCGTCGACGCCGACGGCACCCTCAAGGGGATCGTCAGCCGCGCCGACCTCCTCAAGGTCTTCCTCCGCACCGACGAGGAACTCGCCACCGAGATCCTCCGCTCCGTCGTCGACCGTCTCTTCCCCCTCTCCCACGAGGCCGTCAAGGTCACCGTGGCCCAAGGGATCGCCACCCTGACCGGCGAGGTCCGCGATGGCAACCTGATCCCGTCGGCCGAACGCCTCACCCATGCTGTGGAGGGCATCGTCGACGTCCACTGCCAACTCAAGCACCGGGCTGAAAAGACCAGTTCCTGA
- a CDS encoding zinc-dependent alcohol dehydrogenase family protein: MKALVFHGPGRTSWQDVPDPSIKDAADAIVRIDAVTICGTDLHIIKGDVPEVTPGRILGHEAVGTVVETGGDVRSVRPGDRVLISCISACGRCRFCREGHYGQCRGGGGWVLGHTIDGTQAEYVRVPFADLSVYPLPSALASHDAVLLADIFPTSYEVGVLNGNVRPGDTVVVVGAGPIGLAAIATAQLYSPGRIIAVDLAASRLAAARDLGADATASAAEEPEQLVEDLTDGLGADVVIEAVGVPESFEMCTRMVRPGGRVANIGVHGKPAVLHLEDLWIKDVTITTGLVDTHSTPMLLRMMAAGRLPGAAMVTHRFELDQMEEAYDVFSNAGETGALKVVLGAPQHDTVAVPPQEQ; encoded by the coding sequence ATGAAGGCACTCGTCTTCCACGGGCCGGGACGGACCTCCTGGCAGGACGTCCCGGATCCCTCCATCAAAGACGCCGCCGACGCGATCGTCCGCATCGACGCCGTCACCATCTGCGGCACCGACCTGCACATCATCAAGGGCGACGTCCCCGAAGTGACACCCGGCCGGATCCTCGGACACGAGGCAGTCGGGACCGTCGTCGAGACCGGCGGCGACGTCCGCAGCGTCCGCCCCGGTGACCGCGTCCTGATCTCCTGCATCTCCGCGTGCGGCCGCTGCCGCTTCTGCCGCGAAGGGCACTACGGCCAGTGCCGCGGAGGGGGCGGCTGGGTCTTGGGCCACACCATCGACGGCACCCAGGCCGAATACGTACGCGTTCCCTTCGCCGACCTCTCCGTCTACCCGCTGCCCAGCGCCCTGGCCAGCCACGACGCCGTACTGCTCGCCGACATCTTCCCGACCTCCTACGAGGTCGGCGTGCTCAACGGCAACGTGCGTCCGGGCGACACGGTCGTCGTGGTCGGCGCCGGCCCCATCGGCCTGGCCGCCATCGCCACGGCACAGCTCTACAGCCCCGGTCGGATCATCGCCGTCGACCTCGCCGCGTCCCGGCTCGCTGCCGCGCGCGATCTCGGTGCCGATGCCACCGCGAGCGCGGCCGAGGAGCCCGAGCAGCTGGTGGAGGACCTCACGGACGGGCTCGGCGCGGACGTGGTCATCGAGGCCGTCGGCGTGCCCGAGTCGTTCGAGATGTGCACCCGCATGGTCCGCCCGGGCGGCAGGGTCGCCAACATCGGTGTCCACGGCAAGCCCGCCGTCCTCCACCTCGAAGACCTGTGGATCAAGGACGTCACCATCACCACCGGCCTCGTCGACACCCACTCCACCCCCATGCTGCTACGCATGATGGCCGCCGGCCGACTGCCCGGGGCCGCGATGGTCACCCACCGCTTCGAGCTGGACCAAATGGAAGAGGCGTACGACGTCTTCTCCAACGCAGGCGAAACCGGCGCCCTCAAGGTCGTGCTAGGCGCGCCGCAGCACGACACCGTCGCCGTACCGCCCCAGGAGCAGTGA
- a CDS encoding HAD family hydrolase — protein MNDLRVVVFDTDGVLLATADRHAAAWKETFDGCLHEWQPAQAGARPRPFDAVHDYRALVDGRARLDGVRAFLAARHIDLPPGTPGDPPGCATVHAVAARKEAVFSATLRTEGVRAFEDVRPVLQELREKAIRCAAVSASRHARSLLKSAGLIGYFDALVDGQDAATLALPGKPDPALFLEAAGRLGAAPAHTAVVEDALAGVEAGRRGRFRLVVGLNREGEPHMRDALRAHGAQLVLPDLGGLPAALEGDRP, from the coding sequence ATGAACGACCTACGGGTGGTCGTCTTCGACACCGACGGAGTGCTCCTCGCAACGGCCGACCGCCATGCAGCCGCCTGGAAGGAGACCTTCGACGGCTGCCTCCACGAGTGGCAGCCAGCGCAGGCCGGTGCACGACCGCGCCCGTTCGACGCCGTCCACGACTACCGGGCCCTGGTCGACGGCAGGGCCCGTCTCGACGGCGTACGCGCCTTCCTCGCTGCCCGCCACATCGACCTCCCGCCCGGAACGCCCGGGGATCCGCCCGGGTGCGCCACCGTCCACGCGGTCGCCGCCCGCAAGGAGGCGGTCTTCTCCGCGACCCTGCGCACTGAAGGTGTCCGCGCCTTCGAGGACGTGCGCCCCGTGCTCCAAGAACTGAGGGAGAAGGCGATCCGGTGCGCAGCCGTCTCGGCTTCCCGGCACGCCCGCTCCCTCTTGAAGTCCGCCGGGCTCATCGGCTACTTCGACGCCCTGGTGGACGGCCAGGACGCGGCCACACTCGCCCTTCCGGGCAAGCCCGACCCTGCGCTCTTCCTCGAAGCTGCAGGCCGTCTCGGCGCGGCACCCGCTCACACTGCCGTGGTGGAGGACGCACTCGCCGGCGTCGAGGCGGGACGCCGAGGCCGGTTCCGCCTGGTGGTGGGACTCAACCGCGAAGGCGAACCGCACATGAGGGATGCCCTGCGGGCGCACGGCGCCCAGCTCGTCCTCCCCGACCTCGGCGGGCTGCCCGCCGCACTCGAAGGAGACCGCCCGTGA
- a CDS encoding MBL fold metallo-hydrolase RNA specificity domain-containing protein has product MSQSAPSPAASARPALLRFLGGVRTVTGSKFLVESDHARILVDCGLFQSVADLRRRNWDKLPCDASDIHAVVVTHAHLDHCGYLPRLVRHGFRGPILTSVHTARLAEIVLRDSARLQMEAAEHANQHGWSKHRPAKPLYDDDDVEHTIKYFDPVPVGSEIEIMAGTKLMLHDGGHILGSAWAHLTLEDGHTPAVSGDLGRPGHPLLLPPEPFSGADVLLMESTYGNRRHDHESARREFASVITRTLSRGGTVVIPAFAIDRTEVVLHELATLRSDGTLPRHVPVYVDSPMALAALDVYRDAIRAHSPELRPEILAQGEAAISPEPFLATRTVQESIDINNTTGPAIIVSSAGMATGGRVLHHLHRILPDPRNAVVIVGFAAAGTRSRDLVDGARTLKMFGEYVPVRAEVADVPHFSAHADADQIIDWLRNAPAPHTTYLVHGEETAFETLRNRIDHELEWTAVVPKSGEAVLVR; this is encoded by the coding sequence ATGTCCCAGTCAGCCCCGTCTCCTGCTGCTTCCGCCCGCCCGGCCCTGCTGAGGTTCCTCGGCGGAGTGCGGACGGTCACCGGCAGCAAGTTCTTGGTCGAGAGCGACCACGCCCGGATCCTCGTCGACTGCGGACTCTTCCAGAGTGTCGCGGACTTGCGCCGTCGCAACTGGGACAAGCTGCCCTGTGACGCCTCGGACATCCACGCCGTCGTGGTGACCCACGCCCACCTGGATCACTGCGGCTACCTGCCGCGACTGGTCCGGCACGGCTTCCGCGGCCCCATCCTCACGAGCGTCCACACCGCCCGGCTTGCCGAGATCGTGCTCCGCGACAGCGCCCGCCTCCAGATGGAAGCCGCCGAGCACGCCAACCAGCACGGCTGGTCCAAGCACCGCCCCGCCAAGCCGCTCTACGACGATGACGATGTCGAACACACGATCAAGTACTTCGACCCGGTACCGGTGGGCAGCGAGATCGAGATCATGGCCGGCACGAAGCTGATGCTGCACGACGGCGGTCACATCCTCGGATCCGCCTGGGCACACCTGACCCTGGAGGACGGCCACACGCCCGCCGTCAGCGGCGACCTCGGCCGCCCCGGTCACCCACTCCTCCTGCCGCCCGAGCCGTTCTCCGGCGCCGACGTCCTGCTGATGGAGTCGACGTACGGCAACCGCCGCCACGACCACGAGAGCGCCCGCCGGGAATTCGCCTCGGTGATCACGCGGACGCTGTCCCGTGGCGGGACCGTGGTCATCCCGGCCTTCGCGATCGACCGCACCGAGGTCGTCCTGCACGAGCTGGCCACCCTGCGCAGCGACGGCACCCTGCCCCGCCACGTACCTGTCTACGTCGACAGCCCCATGGCCCTGGCCGCACTGGACGTCTACCGCGACGCCATACGGGCCCACTCGCCCGAGCTGCGTCCCGAGATCCTTGCCCAGGGCGAGGCGGCGATCAGCCCGGAGCCCTTCCTGGCCACCCGGACCGTCCAGGAGTCGATTGACATCAACAACACCACCGGACCGGCGATCATCGTCTCGTCCGCCGGCATGGCCACAGGCGGCCGCGTCCTGCACCACCTCCACCGGATCCTGCCCGACCCCCGCAACGCCGTGGTCATCGTCGGCTTCGCCGCCGCCGGCACCCGCTCGCGCGACCTCGTGGACGGAGCCCGCACCCTCAAGATGTTCGGCGAGTACGTCCCCGTACGCGCCGAGGTCGCCGACGTCCCGCACTTCTCCGCGCACGCCGACGCCGACCAGATCATCGACTGGCTGCGCAACGCCCCGGCCCCGCACACCACCTACCTCGTCCACGGCGAGGAGACCGCCTTCGAGACCCTCCGGAACCGCATCGACCACGAGCTGGAATGGACGGCCGTCGTACCCAAGTCCGGGGAGGCCGTCCTGGTCCGCTGA